One window from the genome of Magnolia sinica isolate HGM2019 chromosome 4, MsV1, whole genome shotgun sequence encodes:
- the LOC131243349 gene encoding probable protein phosphatase 2C 27 isoform X2, translated as MNIGKPPRHLSVIRHCISSAQLVAEDELELNIENIGPKSPANEKSVFLPIFRSGSCSDKGPKQYMEDEHLCIDNLLEHLGEVANFPSPGAFYGVFDGHGGSDAASFIRKNILKFIIEDSHFPTCVEKAIRSAFVNADRAFADTCYLDSSSGTTALTALIFGRIMLIANVGDCRAVLGKRGRAIELSRDHKPNCTSERIRIENLGGIIYDGYLNGQLSVARALGDWHMKDPKGSACPLSAEPELQETILTEEDEFLIIGCDGLWDVMSSQGAVTIARKELMLHNDPERCSRELVREALRRNTCDNLTVIIVCFSPDPPPRIEIAKSRVPRSISAESLNFLKGVLNSNV; from the exons ATGAATATCGGGAAACCTCCTCGGCACCTTTCGGTCATTCGGCATTGCATCAGCAGTGCTCAGCTGGTGGCTGAAGATGAATTG GAGTTGAATATTGAGAATATTGGCCCCAAATCACCAGCAAATGAGAAGTCTGTGTTTTTACCCATTTTTCGCTCTGGGAGTTGTTCGGATAAAGGACCCAAACAGTACATGGAAGATGAGCACTTATGTATAGATAATCTACTTGAACATCTTGGAGAAGTTGCAAATTTCCCGTCACCAGGGGCTTTCTATGGG GTATTTGATGGCCATGGTGGTTCAGATGCAGCATCTTTCATCAGAAAGAACATTCTTAAGTTTATTATTGAGGATTCTCATTTCCCCACTTGTGTGGAAAAGGCCATTAGGAGTGCATTTGTCAATGCTGATCGTGCCTTTGCTGATACTTGTTATCTTGACAGCTCCTCGGGCACCACAGCGCTGACTGCCCTTATTTTCGGAAG GATCATGCTAATCGCCAATGTTGGCGATTGCCGAGCCGTGTTGGGAAAACGTGGCAGGGCAATTGAATTGTCCAGAGATCACAAACCCAACTGCACCAGTGAAAGAATCAGGATTGAGAATCTGGGTGGCATCATCTACGACGGCTATCTGAACGGCCAGCTGTCGGTAGCAAGGGCTCTTGGGGATTGGCACATGAAGGACCCTAAAGGCTCTGCCTGCCCATTAAGTGCGGAGCCGGAGTTGCAGGAGACAATCCTCACAGAGGAAGATGAGTTTCTGATAATCGGCTGCGATGGTCTATGGGACGTGATGAGTAGTCAAGGTGCTGTTACAATAGCAAGGAAAGAGCTCATGCTCCACAACGATCCCGAGAGATGCTCAAGAGAGCTGGTGAGGGAGGCACTTAGGCGGAACACATGCGACAATTTAACGGTCATCATCGTATGTTTCTCCCCAGACCCGCCTCCTCGGATAGAGATTGCCAAATCCCGAGTGCCGAGAAGTATATCAGCAGAGAGTCTGAATTTTCTCAAGGGTGTTTTGAACAGCAATGTATGA
- the LOC131243349 gene encoding probable protein phosphatase 2C 27 isoform X1 produces MTAGTDLSRPFTVLDGRFSNDNRPPIGDENSEALESLKQMNIGKPPRHLSVIRHCISSAQLVAEDELELNIENIGPKSPANEKSVFLPIFRSGSCSDKGPKQYMEDEHLCIDNLLEHLGEVANFPSPGAFYGVFDGHGGSDAASFIRKNILKFIIEDSHFPTCVEKAIRSAFVNADRAFADTCYLDSSSGTTALTALIFGRIMLIANVGDCRAVLGKRGRAIELSRDHKPNCTSERIRIENLGGIIYDGYLNGQLSVARALGDWHMKDPKGSACPLSAEPELQETILTEEDEFLIIGCDGLWDVMSSQGAVTIARKELMLHNDPERCSRELVREALRRNTCDNLTVIIVCFSPDPPPRIEIAKSRVPRSISAESLNFLKGVLNSNV; encoded by the exons ATGACTGCAGGGACTGATTTATCGCGTCCTTTTACTGTATTAGATGGTCGATTCAGTAATGATAATAGGCCACCCATTGGCGATGAGAACTCCGAGGCCCTGGAGAGCTTGAAACAGATGAATATCGGGAAACCTCCTCGGCACCTTTCGGTCATTCGGCATTGCATCAGCAGTGCTCAGCTGGTGGCTGAAGATGAATTG GAGTTGAATATTGAGAATATTGGCCCCAAATCACCAGCAAATGAGAAGTCTGTGTTTTTACCCATTTTTCGCTCTGGGAGTTGTTCGGATAAAGGACCCAAACAGTACATGGAAGATGAGCACTTATGTATAGATAATCTACTTGAACATCTTGGAGAAGTTGCAAATTTCCCGTCACCAGGGGCTTTCTATGGG GTATTTGATGGCCATGGTGGTTCAGATGCAGCATCTTTCATCAGAAAGAACATTCTTAAGTTTATTATTGAGGATTCTCATTTCCCCACTTGTGTGGAAAAGGCCATTAGGAGTGCATTTGTCAATGCTGATCGTGCCTTTGCTGATACTTGTTATCTTGACAGCTCCTCGGGCACCACAGCGCTGACTGCCCTTATTTTCGGAAG GATCATGCTAATCGCCAATGTTGGCGATTGCCGAGCCGTGTTGGGAAAACGTGGCAGGGCAATTGAATTGTCCAGAGATCACAAACCCAACTGCACCAGTGAAAGAATCAGGATTGAGAATCTGGGTGGCATCATCTACGACGGCTATCTGAACGGCCAGCTGTCGGTAGCAAGGGCTCTTGGGGATTGGCACATGAAGGACCCTAAAGGCTCTGCCTGCCCATTAAGTGCGGAGCCGGAGTTGCAGGAGACAATCCTCACAGAGGAAGATGAGTTTCTGATAATCGGCTGCGATGGTCTATGGGACGTGATGAGTAGTCAAGGTGCTGTTACAATAGCAAGGAAAGAGCTCATGCTCCACAACGATCCCGAGAGATGCTCAAGAGAGCTGGTGAGGGAGGCACTTAGGCGGAACACATGCGACAATTTAACGGTCATCATCGTATGTTTCTCCCCAGACCCGCCTCCTCGGATAGAGATTGCCAAATCCCGAGTGCCGAGAAGTATATCAGCAGAGAGTCTGAATTTTCTCAAGGGTGTTTTGAACAGCAATGTATGA